From one Gemella morbillorum genomic stretch:
- a CDS encoding heme-binding Shp domain-containing protein, with amino-acid sequence MKRILKLLTIVIATLTFIVTSSNVPFVKNVHAADRVYSVPVELWHAENSGRLSMGNNALATHATVNVHDNNTSTISVQFTPMDFSNMHGHLLSLSIYSSPLFSGSLTAASVTSSYNDTNLNGGTSTYPRTLSFNFGEAKPDKVGVRIAVDAMNQIMGGDASQNAIIKFNWSAASLVSGSEDNSKDKDKKENDKKKEEKNKDKKDENKAPEGFVAKKLEDYFKADQKTKNPGLYNLDITGSYLNPITGVTADGGTKNTAIGEGMVQGVISPINAGGDLNEALKNQKSNGEKRWSKAMLQRTKDGKLYATVRVHLMNWVQRSKEQGPFIKVLQKDGEFKQVTATETKVHIEQYKDSYVDYRFEVPNENFLAMVQMYIEPMNRPVRYFVEVNTDTIKNGNDGLDMEVIKETNYVPYYVGGGIGVLVIAAGAFFALKKRKNN; translated from the coding sequence ATGAAACGAATTTTAAAACTGTTAACGATAGTTATTGCTACATTAACGTTTATAGTTACATCTAGTAATGTTCCTTTCGTTAAAAATGTACATGCTGCTGACAGAGTATATAGCGTTCCTGTGGAACTATGGCACGCTGAAAATAGTGGTCGTCTTTCTATGGGGAACAATGCACTAGCTACACATGCTACTGTAAACGTTCATGATAATAACACCTCTACTATTTCTGTTCAATTCACACCGATGGATTTTAGTAATATGCATGGTCACTTATTATCACTAAGTATTTATTCATCTCCACTTTTTTCTGGAAGCCTAACTGCTGCTTCAGTAACAAGTTCTTATAATGACACTAATTTAAATGGAGGGACTAGTACATACCCAAGAACTCTTAGCTTTAACTTTGGAGAAGCTAAACCTGATAAAGTTGGTGTTAGAATTGCGGTTGATGCCATGAACCAAATTATGGGTGGTGATGCATCTCAAAATGCTATTATTAAATTTAACTGGTCAGCTGCTTCTTTAGTATCAGGTTCTGAGGATAATTCTAAAGATAAAGATAAAAAAGAAAACGATAAGAAAAAAGAAGAAAAAAATAAAGACAAAAAAGATGAGAATAAGGCACCTGAAGGATTTGTTGCTAAAAAATTAGAAGACTATTTCAAAGCTGATCAAAAAACAAAAAATCCTGGTCTTTATAACCTTGACATTACAGGTTCATATCTAAACCCTATTACTGGTGTTACTGCTGATGGTGGGACTAAAAACACTGCTATAGGTGAAGGTATGGTTCAAGGTGTCATCTCTCCTATTAATGCAGGTGGTGACTTAAACGAAGCTCTTAAAAATCAAAAATCTAATGGTGAAAAGCGTTGGTCTAAAGCTATGCTTCAACGTACAAAAGATGGAAAATTATACGCAACTGTACGTGTTCACCTAATGAATTGGGTTCAACGTAGTAAAGAACAAGGTCCTTTCATTAAAGTTCTTCAAAAAGATGGAGAATTCAAACAAGTTACTGCTACTGAAACTAAAGTTCATATTGAACAATATAAAGATAGCTATGTTGATTATCGTTTTGAAGTGCCAAATGAAAACTTCTTAGCTATGGTACAAATGTATATAGAACCTATGAATCGACCAGTTCGATATTTCGTAGAAGTTAATACTGATACTATTAAAAATGGAAATGATGGCTTAGATATGGAAGTTATTAAAGAAACAAACTACGTACCTTACTATGTTGGCGGAGGTATCGGAGTTCTTGTAATAGCTGCCGGAGCTTTCTTTGCTCTTAAAAAAAGAAAAAATAATTAG
- the isdE gene encoding heme ABC transporter substrate-binding protein IsdE yields the protein MKRKLSLLFTLLLASILVLTACSSQNKAGNTTGTDPNLADKAFNETIDLTGVNKDKKSEEENGKRVIMDSVALAQVANVLDIKLAGVPTTKLGRMPKRYDNTVQIGLPMNPNMEVIKSINPSIVYAPDSLQDWIKEGFEKNKIPYKFVDIRSVNGLYAITEDLAKEFGKVEKFNKLKKEHDEFFTKFNEKIANKKKPKVLVLMGLPGSYMAATEKSYVGNLVKLAGGENIIKGNEEFKNLNLETALNDKPDFILRTAHAMPETVTEMFKKEFENNKSWSHFDAVKNNKVIDLDSSMFGMTATYDYQKGLESLYSIFYSN from the coding sequence ATGAAAAGAAAACTATCCCTACTATTTACACTACTATTAGCCAGTATTCTAGTTCTTACTGCTTGTTCATCACAAAATAAAGCTGGTAACACTACTGGAACTGATCCTAATCTAGCTGATAAAGCTTTTAATGAAACGATAGATTTAACAGGTGTAAATAAAGATAAAAAATCTGAAGAGGAAAATGGTAAACGTGTCATAATGGACTCTGTAGCTTTAGCTCAAGTCGCAAATGTGCTTGATATTAAATTAGCAGGGGTGCCTACTACGAAATTAGGTCGTATGCCTAAAAGATATGACAACACTGTTCAAATCGGACTTCCTATGAATCCAAATATGGAAGTTATCAAGTCAATTAATCCTTCTATTGTATATGCTCCAGATAGTTTGCAAGACTGGATAAAAGAAGGATTCGAGAAAAATAAAATCCCTTATAAATTTGTAGATATTCGTAGTGTTAACGGATTATACGCTATTACAGAAGATCTTGCAAAAGAATTTGGTAAAGTTGAAAAATTCAATAAATTAAAAAAAGAACATGATGAATTTTTCACTAAGTTCAATGAAAAAATTGCAAATAAAAAGAAACCAAAAGTTTTAGTTCTTATGGGATTACCTGGAAGTTACATGGCTGCCACTGAAAAATCTTATGTGGGTAACCTAGTAAAATTAGCTGGTGGTGAAAATATCATTAAAGGTAATGAAGAGTTTAAAAACCTAAACTTAGAAACAGCTTTAAACGATAAACCAGACTTTATATTACGAACTGCTCATGCTATGCCTGAGACAGTAACTGAAATGTTTAAGAAAGAATTTGAAAACAATAAGAGTTGGTCACACTTTGATGCGGTAAAAAATAATAAAGTTATCGACTTAGATAGCTCAATGTTTGGTATGACAGCTACATACGATTACCAAAAAGGATTAGAAAGTCTATACAGTATTTTCTATAGTAACTAA
- a CDS encoding FecCD family ABC transporter permease, with translation MFNNKKTITFSVLILLLLSTVFFAANSGSIKASVGQLAVGIFTGEYANVNAIIDVRFPRIIITILVGAALGVSGLLLQTVLKNPLVDPSIIGVSSGASLFLYLGLGLFPQFLLFKSVFSIIGGVIGFLIIYYLAGRTKNNVKIILIGIAISYFFTGILNSMQYMNQTNSTTSSAFKTVGLGTKNWDDVSLLLSWIPILLIISFFLAKLCNIFALDDNIISSLGININMIRLLISFIAVALASVSTAVAGVMVFLALITPHIAKIIIGRNHIYTIPFSALLGAFILLLFDTIGRVIFAPIEIPADLIMMIIGGPAFIILVKKGVS, from the coding sequence ATGTTTAACAACAAAAAAACAATCACTTTTTCTGTTCTTATTCTACTTTTATTAAGTACAGTATTTTTTGCAGCGAATAGTGGTAGTATAAAAGCTAGCGTTGGACAATTAGCTGTTGGTATCTTTACTGGAGAATACGCCAATGTTAATGCAATTATCGACGTTCGTTTCCCAAGAATTATTATAACTATATTAGTCGGTGCTGCTCTTGGTGTAAGTGGTTTATTACTACAAACTGTATTGAAGAACCCACTTGTTGATCCGAGTATTATAGGCGTTTCTAGTGGAGCTAGCCTATTTTTATACTTAGGATTAGGATTATTCCCTCAATTTTTGCTGTTTAAATCAGTGTTTTCTATCATCGGTGGTGTCATTGGTTTCTTAATTATTTATTACTTAGCTGGTAGAACAAAAAACAATGTTAAAATAATTTTAATAGGTATTGCTATTAGCTATTTCTTCACAGGAATATTAAATTCTATGCAATACATGAACCAAACGAACTCTACTACTTCATCAGCATTTAAAACTGTCGGTTTAGGAACTAAAAACTGGGATGATGTTTCATTATTATTAAGTTGGATTCCTATTTTACTAATTATCAGTTTCTTCTTAGCAAAACTATGTAATATCTTCGCTTTAGATGATAATATTATTAGTTCACTAGGAATCAATATTAATATGATTCGCCTGCTAATCTCATTTATTGCGGTAGCTCTTGCTTCTGTATCTACAGCTGTTGCTGGTGTTATGGTCTTTTTAGCTCTTATTACACCTCATATTGCTAAAATTATAATTGGTAGAAATCATATCTATACTATTCCATTTAGTGCTTTACTTGGAGCGTTTATTCTACTATTATTTGATACAATCGGTCGTGTTATTTTCGCGCCAATCGAAATACCTGCTGATTTAATAATGATGATTATCGGTGGACCTGCATTTATTATTTTAGTTAAGAAAGGAGTAAGTTAA
- a CDS encoding ABC transporter ATP-binding protein — MENIIEINNLTFKYNNKNTLFEKLNVDIEKGKITTLLGKNGCGKSTLIKILAKNLNYNSGSVKIEGKELNSYSLKELASILAIVYQKNETPREITVYDMVSFARLPYQNIFFYKPNASDVEKIEFALEKTNLKTYRDKRVDELSGGQLQRVYIAMALAQSTDIIILDEPTTFLDIKYQKSIMQLVRDLNKSLGITIIMVLHDINQALAYSDNIIALLDGKVIKNDKAENFFDEELLNKLYDADIKIEDGKVISW; from the coding sequence ATGGAAAACATAATAGAAATTAATAACCTTACATTTAAGTATAATAATAAAAATACTCTTTTCGAAAAACTCAATGTAGATATTGAAAAAGGTAAAATTACTACCCTACTTGGTAAAAATGGATGTGGTAAGAGTACACTTATAAAAATATTAGCAAAAAATTTAAACTATAATTCTGGAAGCGTGAAAATCGAAGGTAAAGAATTAAATTCATATTCATTAAAAGAACTTGCGAGTATTCTTGCGATTGTTTATCAAAAGAATGAAACTCCAAGAGAAATTACTGTTTATGATATGGTTAGTTTCGCTCGTCTTCCTTATCAAAATATTTTCTTTTATAAACCTAACGCTAGTGATGTTGAAAAAATTGAATTTGCTCTTGAAAAAACTAATTTAAAAACCTATAGAGATAAACGTGTAGATGAATTGTCTGGTGGTCAACTTCAACGTGTTTACATCGCAATGGCGTTAGCACAAAGCACTGATATTATTATATTAGACGAACCTACGACCTTCCTTGATATAAAATATCAAAAATCTATAATGCAACTTGTTAGAGATCTTAATAAATCTTTAGGAATTACTATTATCATGGTACTACATGATATAAATCAAGCATTGGCATACAGTGATAATATTATTGCTCTTCTTGATGGAAAAGTTATAAAGAATGATAAAGCTGAGAACTTCTTTGATGAAGAGCTTCTAAACAAACTTTATGATGCTGATATCAAAATAGAAGATGGAAAAGTAATTAGTTGGTAA